One segment of Aquimarina sp. BL5 DNA contains the following:
- the leuD gene encoding 3-isopropylmalate dehydratase small subunit produces the protein MAYDKFNILTSSAVPLPIENVDTDQIIPARFLKATERKGFGDNLFRDWRYHNDNTPKEDFVLNNPTYSGKILVGGKNFGSGSSREHAAWAVYDYGFRCVVSSFFADIFRGNCLNIGVLPVQVSPEFLEKIFKAIEANHNTEIEVNLPQQTITIKASGESESFDINSYKKENMLNGYDDIDYLTKMKSEIQEFATTRPF, from the coding sequence ATGGCATACGATAAATTTAACATACTAACTTCTTCAGCAGTACCATTACCCATAGAAAATGTAGATACTGATCAGATTATTCCTGCACGTTTTCTAAAAGCAACAGAACGTAAAGGATTTGGAGATAACCTTTTTAGAGACTGGAGATATCATAATGATAATACTCCAAAAGAAGATTTTGTATTAAACAACCCAACCTACAGTGGTAAAATCCTTGTGGGTGGCAAAAATTTTGGATCTGGATCTTCTCGTGAACACGCAGCTTGGGCAGTATATGATTACGGTTTCAGATGTGTGGTTTCTAGTTTTTTTGCTGACATCTTCAGAGGAAATTGCCTTAACATTGGCGTTTTACCAGTACAGGTAAGTCCTGAATTTTTAGAAAAAATATTCAAAGCTATTGAGGCAAATCATAATACAGAAATTGAAGTAAACTTACCTCAGCAAACGATTACCATCAAAGCTTCTGGCGAGTCGGAATCCTTTGATATTAATAGCTACAAAAAAGAGAACATGTTGAACGGATATGATGATATTGATTATCTGACCAAAATGAAATCAGAAATTCAGGAATTTGCAACTACGCGTCCTTTTTAA
- a CDS encoding CPXCG motif-containing cysteine-rich protein → MFEHFFQCPYCWEEISMLLDVSVSNQEYVEDCEVCCNPIMVKPKFEDQELVSFEALSIEQ, encoded by the coding sequence ATGTTCGAACATTTTTTTCAATGTCCTTATTGTTGGGAAGAGATATCCATGTTATTAGATGTTTCTGTTTCTAATCAAGAATATGTAGAAGATTGTGAAGTCTGTTGTAACCCTATTATGGTAAAGCCAAAATTCGAAGATCAGGAACTAGTTTCTTTTGAGGCCTTAAGTATTGAACAATAA
- the leuB gene encoding 3-isopropylmalate dehydrogenase encodes MELNIALLAGDGIGPEVIDQAVKVCDAVAKKYEHKINWTSALTGAAAIDAVGEPYPDETHKICVNADAVLFGAIGHPRFDNDPSAKVRPEQGLLKMRQKLGLFANVRPTFTFPSLIDKSPLKQERIEGTDLVFLRELTSGIYFGKRGREDNGNTAYDTCTYTRAEVTRLAKKGFEMAMTRSKKLCCVDKANVLESSRLWRETVQAMEKDYPEVEVSYEFVDAVAMRLVQWPNSYDVLITENLFGDILTDEASVISGSMGLMPSASLGEKTALFEPIHGSYPQAAGKDIANPLATVLSAAMMFETSFGLNEEAQTIRNIVDRSLNEGIVTEDLAGEQKAYKTSEVGDWLVNNI; translated from the coding sequence ATGGAATTAAACATAGCACTACTAGCCGGAGACGGTATTGGACCGGAAGTTATAGATCAAGCTGTAAAAGTTTGCGATGCAGTTGCAAAAAAGTATGAGCATAAAATCAATTGGACCTCCGCATTAACAGGAGCTGCTGCCATTGATGCTGTAGGAGAACCTTATCCCGATGAAACTCACAAAATTTGTGTAAATGCAGATGCGGTATTATTTGGAGCAATCGGTCATCCTAGATTTGATAATGATCCTTCTGCAAAGGTTCGCCCAGAGCAGGGATTGCTGAAAATGCGTCAGAAGTTAGGGTTATTTGCCAATGTAAGGCCAACCTTCACGTTTCCTTCATTGATTGACAAATCTCCGTTAAAACAAGAACGAATAGAAGGAACCGATTTAGTTTTTCTTCGTGAATTAACAAGCGGTATTTATTTTGGGAAAAGAGGAAGAGAAGATAATGGAAACACTGCTTATGACACATGTACCTATACACGTGCAGAAGTTACTCGCTTAGCGAAAAAAGGATTCGAAATGGCGATGACGCGTAGTAAAAAACTATGCTGTGTTGATAAAGCCAATGTACTGGAATCTTCTCGTTTATGGAGAGAAACGGTACAGGCTATGGAAAAAGACTATCCAGAAGTTGAAGTAAGTTATGAATTCGTAGATGCTGTAGCAATGCGATTGGTTCAATGGCCTAATTCTTATGATGTTTTGATTACTGAGAATTTATTTGGAGACATCCTTACAGATGAGGCTTCTGTTATATCTGGATCTATGGGACTTATGCCGTCTGCATCTCTTGGAGAAAAAACAGCTTTATTCGAACCTATCCACGGATCATACCCACAAGCCGCAGGAAAAGATATTGCTAACCCATTGGCAACAGTATTATCTGCAGCCATGATGTTCGAAACTTCGTTTGGGCTTAACGAAGAAGCACAAACTATCAGAAATATTGTAGATAGATCTTTAAACGAAGGGATTGTTACCGAAGATTTAGCTGGAGAGCAAAAAGCCTACAAAACCAGTGAAGTTGGAGATTGGTTAGTTAATAATATATAA
- a CDS encoding alpha-isopropylmalate synthase regulatory domain-containing protein, which translates to MSKRSIEIMDTTLRDGEQTSGISFSASEKLTIARLLIEELNVDRIEVASARVSEGEFEAVKNIIEWANENGYIDQVEILTFVDGGKSLQWMKDTGAKVQNLLTKGSLNHLTYQLKKTPEQHFEDIAATFKQATQEGIITNVYLEDWSNGMRNSSEYVYQFLDFLSTQPIKRILLPDTLGVLIPSEAYTYLSALRDKYPNLHFDFHAHNDYDLGVANAIEGVKAGVNGLHLTMNGMGERAGNAPLASVVAVINDYLPEVSINVKESALYKVSKLVETFSGFKIPANKPIVGDNVFTQTAGIHADGDNKHNLYFNDLMPERFGRKRKYALGKTSGKANIEKNLQELGLKLSPEDIKKVTQKIIKLGDKKEVVTQEDLPYIISDVLDSKLYKDKVKIKSYALTHAKGLKPSATLAIKMDDEVIEQHAQGDGQYDAFMNALGKVYQQKDKTLPKLIDYAVRIPPGSNSDALCETVITWKTKEKEFVTRGLDSDQTVSAIKATEKMLNIIEL; encoded by the coding sequence ATGAGTAAACGATCAATAGAAATCATGGATACTACACTCCGAGATGGTGAACAAACCTCTGGGATATCGTTTTCTGCTTCGGAAAAACTGACGATCGCACGTCTTCTTATCGAAGAATTGAATGTAGATCGTATCGAAGTAGCATCTGCTCGTGTATCTGAAGGTGAGTTTGAAGCAGTTAAAAATATTATTGAGTGGGCTAATGAAAATGGATATATTGATCAAGTAGAAATACTAACCTTCGTAGATGGTGGTAAATCTTTACAATGGATGAAAGACACGGGTGCCAAAGTTCAGAATCTTCTGACCAAAGGATCTCTAAATCATCTTACATATCAGTTAAAAAAAACTCCCGAACAGCATTTTGAAGACATTGCAGCTACTTTTAAACAAGCAACTCAGGAAGGAATCATCACTAATGTATATTTAGAAGACTGGAGTAATGGTATGCGCAACTCCTCTGAGTATGTATATCAATTTCTTGATTTCTTGTCAACACAACCAATAAAAAGAATTTTGTTACCTGATACCTTAGGGGTTCTTATTCCTTCTGAGGCATATACTTATTTATCCGCTTTACGAGATAAATATCCTAACTTACATTTCGACTTTCACGCACATAACGATTATGATCTAGGAGTTGCCAATGCCATCGAAGGAGTTAAAGCTGGAGTTAATGGCCTACATCTCACTATGAATGGTATGGGAGAGCGTGCCGGAAATGCTCCTCTGGCAAGTGTAGTAGCAGTGATTAACGATTATCTTCCAGAAGTTAGCATTAATGTAAAAGAATCTGCCTTGTATAAAGTTAGTAAGCTTGTAGAAACTTTTTCTGGATTTAAAATCCCTGCTAACAAACCTATAGTAGGTGACAACGTATTTACACAAACCGCTGGAATCCATGCAGATGGGGATAACAAACACAATCTGTATTTTAATGATTTGATGCCAGAACGTTTTGGACGAAAACGAAAGTATGCTTTAGGAAAAACTTCGGGTAAAGCTAATATCGAAAAAAACCTTCAGGAATTAGGATTAAAATTAAGTCCAGAAGATATTAAAAAAGTCACCCAAAAAATCATTAAACTCGGTGATAAAAAAGAAGTCGTAACTCAGGAAGATTTACCGTACATCATATCGGATGTATTAGATAGCAAATTGTATAAAGACAAGGTGAAAATTAAATCCTATGCCTTAACTCATGCAAAAGGTTTAAAACCTTCTGCAACACTAGCTATCAAAATGGATGATGAAGTCATAGAACAACACGCACAAGGTGATGGGCAATATGATGCATTTATGAATGCATTAGGTAAAGTATATCAACAAAAAGACAAGACTCTGCCTAAGCTTATTGATTATGCAGTTCGGATTCCTCCGGGAAGTAATTCTGATGCACTATGCGAAACTGTAATTACCTGGAAAACTAAGGAAAAGGAATTTGTAACCAGAGGATTAGATTCTGATCAAACGGTTTCCGCAATTAAGGCAACAGAAAAAATGCTTAACATTATTGAGTTATAA
- a CDS encoding TolC family protein translates to MNYKHRYIAGLLLLLFMAGGNVFAQKLTKQEAIRLTLENNYGILIATNNIEAANNNKAILNSGYLPSITGTASAVYNKDNIEAQFSNGETNILDGAESDRYNAALNLNYTLFDGLGRFYNYKRLKEQYNLTELQTRETIENTILQLFTVYFETARLTENDQILRETLQISRERITRANYQFEYGQNTKLEVLNAEVDVANDSINLINTEQQLINTKRDLNLLMNQDLTKNLKVDTTTNFISRLQINSFIEKSIKNNVRILRNKSNVKINDYDLKVSKSGYLPTIGLTGTYGWNKNNNNAASFLSTLTSTGLSATFNLTWNLFDGGRTITQIKNARITLENQEILQKQIEQEVKRDIANALGNYENRLKVYEIQQQNVLTNQNNFDRSKERFNLGQITSIEFRQAQINLIQAQTNKTLAKYDAKLAELQLLQLTGQLLNIEF, encoded by the coding sequence ATGAATTACAAGCATAGATATATAGCAGGATTACTCTTGCTTTTGTTTATGGCTGGCGGCAACGTTTTTGCCCAAAAGCTAACAAAACAAGAAGCTATTCGGTTGACATTAGAAAACAATTACGGAATTCTAATAGCCACCAATAATATCGAGGCCGCTAATAATAATAAAGCAATATTAAACTCAGGGTATTTGCCAAGTATAACTGGTACTGCTTCAGCTGTTTATAATAAAGATAATATAGAAGCCCAGTTTTCTAACGGAGAAACTAACATTTTGGATGGAGCTGAAAGTGACCGTTATAATGCTGCTCTAAATCTTAATTATACATTATTCGATGGGTTAGGACGATTTTATAATTATAAAAGATTAAAAGAGCAATATAATCTAACTGAATTACAAACACGTGAAACTATAGAGAATACGATTCTCCAGCTTTTTACTGTTTATTTTGAAACTGCTAGGTTGACGGAAAATGATCAAATTTTACGAGAAACTTTACAGATTTCAAGAGAAAGAATTACTCGAGCTAATTATCAGTTTGAGTATGGTCAAAATACGAAATTAGAGGTTTTAAATGCCGAGGTCGACGTAGCCAACGACAGTATTAATTTGATTAATACAGAACAACAGCTTATCAACACTAAGCGAGATTTGAATTTACTTATGAATCAAGACCTGACTAAAAATTTAAAGGTGGATACCACAACTAATTTTATAAGTAGATTACAAATAAATAGTTTTATAGAAAAATCTATAAAAAATAATGTGAGGATTTTAAGAAATAAGAGTAATGTAAAAATTAATGATTATGATTTAAAAGTTAGTAAATCTGGTTACTTACCGACTATTGGCCTGACAGGAACTTATGGTTGGAATAAAAATAATAATAACGCTGCGTCATTTTTGAGCACATTGACCTCTACAGGTCTTTCGGCTACTTTTAATCTTACTTGGAATTTATTTGATGGTGGACGAACGATTACCCAAATCAAGAATGCTAGAATAACGTTGGAAAATCAGGAAATTTTACAAAAACAAATAGAACAGGAAGTAAAGCGTGACATCGCTAATGCTTTGGGGAATTATGAAAATCGTTTAAAAGTGTATGAGATTCAACAGCAAAATGTTCTTACTAATCAAAACAATTTTGATCGATCCAAAGAACGATTTAATCTGGGACAGATTACCTCTATAGAATTTAGACAAGCTCAAATTAACCTTATACAGGCGCAAACTAATAAGACATTGGCTAAATACGATGCAAAGCTAGCCGAGTTGCAATTGCTACAACTCACAGGTCAGTTGTTAAATATTGAATTTTAG
- a CDS encoding efflux RND transporter periplasmic adaptor subunit, giving the protein MRNVILSILGLLLIAGALFGAKKLIDSKTRVKPRSAKVIKTVFVDTIKNGTVPIKINANGNLTAKRRLELFSEVQGVFRGGAKLFKTGQQYQKGQTLIRIDASEYYASVQSAKSNLYNLITSIMPDLRLDYPEIFDKWQNYLSNFDINKVTPELPETNSEKEKYFITGRNIYTTYYNVKNLEQRLSKYRISAPFSGVLTEALVTEGTLIRQGQKLGEFIDTSAYEIEVAIGKEYSDLLKIGESVVLSDLNTSKTYTGIVTRINGRVDQATQTITTFIEVKDPSLKEGMYLEANLNARKAENAIEIDRNLLQDGDRIFVVRDSILDMIDVNPVYFSDKKVILKGIPDGDVILNKPVPGAYAGMLVKIYKSKGRKSSTADSKMSNANSKQ; this is encoded by the coding sequence ATGAGAAATGTAATACTTTCTATCCTTGGATTATTACTTATTGCTGGAGCTTTATTTGGAGCAAAAAAACTTATTGATAGTAAAACTAGAGTTAAACCAAGATCTGCCAAGGTGATTAAAACCGTTTTTGTAGACACCATTAAAAATGGGACGGTTCCAATTAAGATTAATGCTAATGGTAATTTAACTGCAAAAAGAAGATTAGAGTTATTTTCTGAAGTACAAGGTGTATTTAGAGGAGGTGCTAAATTATTTAAGACTGGCCAGCAGTATCAAAAAGGCCAAACATTGATTAGAATTGATGCTTCAGAATATTATGCTTCTGTACAATCTGCTAAAAGTAATTTATATAATTTGATTACTTCTATAATGCCCGATTTACGCTTGGATTATCCTGAGATCTTTGATAAATGGCAAAACTATCTTTCCAATTTTGATATTAATAAAGTAACACCCGAACTTCCCGAGACTAATTCAGAAAAAGAAAAATATTTTATTACAGGTCGAAATATCTACACAACATACTATAATGTAAAAAATCTAGAACAACGTTTGTCTAAGTATAGAATTTCTGCACCGTTTTCTGGAGTACTTACAGAAGCTTTAGTTACAGAAGGAACACTTATTCGTCAAGGACAAAAACTAGGAGAGTTTATAGATACAAGCGCTTATGAGATTGAAGTAGCTATAGGAAAGGAATATTCAGATTTATTAAAGATAGGAGAATCTGTAGTGCTTTCAGATCTTAATACATCCAAAACATATACAGGTATTGTAACCCGAATAAATGGTAGGGTAGATCAAGCTACACAAACTATCACTACTTTTATTGAAGTCAAAGATCCGTCATTAAAAGAAGGAATGTATCTGGAGGCTAACCTGAATGCCAGAAAAGCTGAGAACGCTATAGAGATTGATCGTAATTTACTTCAGGATGGAGATAGAATTTTTGTGGTTAGAGATAGTATCTTGGATATGATTGATGTAAACCCTGTTTATTTTTCTGACAAGAAAGTCATTCTTAAAGGAATTCCAGATGGAGATGTAATCCTAAACAAACCAGTCCCTGGAGCGTATGCCGGAATGCTGGTAAAAATATACAAAAGTAAAGGAAGAAAATCATCAACTGCTGATAGTAAGATGAGTAATGCTAATTCAAAACAGTAG
- the leuC gene encoding 3-isopropylmalate dehydratase large subunit codes for MSKTLFDKVWDSHVVRNIENGPDVFFIDRHFIHEVTSPVAFLGLKSRGNTVLYPERTFATADHNTPTINQHLPVEDPLSANQLKALEENAAAWGISHWGLGHQKNGIVHVVGPENGITLPGATIVCGDSHTSTHGAFGAIAFGIGTSEVEMVLSTQCIMQPKPKKMRINVKGELGFGVTPKDVALYIISQLSTSGATGYFVEYAGDVFRNMTMEGRMTVCNLSIEMGARGGMIAPDEKTFDYIKGRPLTPKGAAWDTAMEYWQTLKTDEDAVFDKELTFNGADIEPMITYGTNPGMGIGITNNIPDASKVEGGVATYKKSLGYMDFNEGDAMIGKPVDYVFLGSCTNGRIEDFRAFASIVKGKKKAENITAWLVPGSHEVEGLIKEEGILDIITEAGFTLREPGCSACLAMNADKIPAGKLAVSTSNRNFEGRQGPGSRTLLASPLVAAATAVTGVVTDPRTLLKEKTLA; via the coding sequence ATGAGTAAGACATTATTTGACAAAGTGTGGGATTCACATGTAGTACGTAACATAGAAAATGGACCTGATGTATTTTTTATTGATCGTCATTTCATTCACGAAGTGACTAGTCCTGTAGCTTTTTTAGGACTAAAGAGTCGAGGAAACACCGTTCTATACCCAGAACGTACGTTTGCTACTGCAGATCATAATACGCCGACCATCAATCAACATTTACCCGTAGAAGACCCTTTATCCGCAAACCAACTAAAAGCACTAGAAGAAAATGCTGCGGCTTGGGGAATTTCGCATTGGGGATTAGGACATCAAAAAAATGGTATCGTCCATGTAGTCGGACCGGAAAATGGTATTACGTTGCCTGGAGCAACTATTGTTTGCGGAGATTCACATACCTCTACACACGGAGCCTTTGGTGCTATTGCTTTTGGAATAGGAACTTCTGAGGTAGAAATGGTATTATCTACGCAATGTATCATGCAACCTAAGCCAAAGAAGATGCGAATTAACGTTAAGGGTGAGCTTGGTTTTGGAGTAACACCAAAAGACGTCGCATTATATATCATTTCTCAACTATCAACTTCTGGTGCTACAGGATACTTTGTAGAGTATGCTGGGGATGTATTTAGAAATATGACAATGGAAGGTCGAATGACCGTTTGTAACCTTAGTATAGAAATGGGCGCTAGGGGCGGAATGATTGCTCCAGATGAAAAAACATTCGACTATATAAAAGGTAGACCTTTAACTCCAAAAGGTGCAGCTTGGGATACAGCAATGGAATATTGGCAAACTCTAAAAACAGACGAAGATGCCGTTTTTGATAAAGAACTTACTTTTAATGGTGCCGATATAGAACCGATGATTACCTATGGTACCAATCCAGGAATGGGAATTGGCATTACTAATAATATTCCTGATGCATCCAAAGTAGAAGGTGGTGTTGCTACTTATAAAAAATCCTTAGGATATATGGATTTTAATGAAGGAGATGCGATGATTGGCAAGCCAGTAGATTATGTGTTTTTAGGAAGTTGTACAAATGGTAGAATTGAAGATTTTAGAGCCTTTGCTTCTATCGTAAAAGGAAAAAAGAAAGCAGAAAACATAACTGCTTGGTTAGTTCCAGGATCACATGAGGTAGAAGGATTAATCAAAGAAGAAGGGATCCTAGATATCATAACGGAAGCAGGGTTTACACTAAGAGAACCTGGATGTTCTGCCTGTTTGGCCATGAACGCTGATAAAATACCTGCAGGAAAGCTAGCAGTAAGTACCTCCAACAGAAATTTTGAAGGAAGACAAGGACCTGGATCAAGGACTTTACTAGCAAGCCCACTAGTAGCAGCAGCAACTGCAGTGACCGGAGTAGTGACTGATCCTAGGACATTACTTAAAGAAAAAACATTGGCATAA
- a CDS encoding efflux RND transporter permease subunit, giving the protein MRKIISYFIRYHVAVDVIVIAFIAFGIFGALSLKSSFFPLTDSKNINISVVYPGASPLEIEEGIILKVEDNLKGLEGVERVTSTSRENSGNINVEIEKGKDIDFMLLEVKNAVDRVPSFPTGMEPIVTSKQEAIRPTIDFAISGTDIPLVTLKQIARQIENDLRAIDGISQITISGYPDEEIEIAVNENNLLAFSLSFSEVAQAVNRANILTTGGTIKTNTEEYLIRANNRSYYANELSNLIIRADASGRTIRLKDVAEIRDRFSESPNATYFNGNLSVNVQITSTNTEDLISSAEKTKEYIEEFNQKYNNVQLNVISDRSITLVQRTKLLTENAIIGMILVLVFLSLFLNTRLAFWVAFGLPIAFLGMFVLAGYFNVTINVLSLFGMIIVIGILVDDGIVIAENIYQHYEKGKSPIQAAIDGTMEVIPPIVSAILTTIIAFGIFLFLDGRIGDFFGEVSVIVILTLGVSLIEALIILPAHLAHSKALKSEDKRPKTGIGKLFSKLRYVNTFGDKIMRWLRDNVYSPTLSFSLKNKLFTFSIFIVILILTIGSVGGGIVRTAFFPRIASDVISIDLGMPNGTNEKITDSIISMIEEKAWLVNKELSEEFLVGEDYEGKQLFENVIRSVNSSSNASLRINMLPGQERPNEVNSGLVANRIREKVGPVFGTERLIFGSGGNFGGSPVSVSLLGSNIQELKAAKAEFKTVLENDSRLKDVADNDPAGIKEIRLELKENAYALGLNLQDVMSQVRGGFFGVQAQRFQRGQDEIRVWVRYDRENRSSILDLDNMRISTSNGERIPISEIVDYSIERGDVSVNHLDGRREVQISADLKNPETTSSTDVLEEIRTIIMPEIIAKYPTVTPSYEGQNREAGKFLGSLGPVGLTALALIYITIAFTFRSYSQPLLLLLLIPLSLPAVAFGHWIHGFPINILSLLGIIALIGIMVNDGLVLIGKFNSNLRSGMTFDSAIYEAGKSRFRAIFLTSLTTIAGLAPLIFEESRQAKFLIPMAISIAYGIGFATVLTLLVLPLFLSFSNKLKVGTKWLATGNKITKEEVERAIKEQKEEHELQA; this is encoded by the coding sequence ATGCGTAAGATTATTTCTTATTTTATTAGATACCACGTTGCTGTAGATGTAATTGTCATTGCTTTTATTGCATTTGGAATATTCGGTGCACTCTCGCTCAAGTCATCGTTTTTTCCACTTACAGATTCTAAAAATATCAATATAAGTGTTGTCTACCCTGGAGCTTCTCCATTAGAGATCGAAGAAGGTATTATACTGAAGGTAGAAGATAACCTTAAAGGTCTGGAAGGAGTAGAACGTGTGACTTCAACTTCGAGAGAAAATAGTGGAAATATCAATGTCGAAATCGAAAAAGGAAAAGATATTGACTTTATGTTGCTCGAAGTTAAAAATGCGGTAGATAGAGTGCCTTCATTTCCTACGGGAATGGAACCTATCGTAACCTCTAAACAGGAAGCGATTAGACCTACGATAGATTTTGCTATAAGTGGTACTGATATACCTTTGGTTACTTTAAAACAGATTGCTAGGCAGATTGAGAATGATCTTAGAGCAATAGACGGAATCTCTCAGATTACGATTAGTGGATATCCTGATGAAGAAATCGAAATCGCGGTAAACGAAAATAATTTGTTAGCCTTCAGTCTTAGTTTTAGTGAAGTGGCCCAAGCAGTAAACCGAGCCAATATATTAACTACGGGAGGTACTATTAAGACCAATACTGAAGAATACCTTATTCGTGCAAATAACAGATCGTATTACGCGAATGAACTTTCTAACTTGATTATACGTGCAGATGCATCTGGGCGTACGATAAGACTTAAAGATGTTGCAGAAATTAGAGATCGTTTCTCAGAATCGCCTAATGCGACTTATTTTAATGGAAACCTTTCTGTTAATGTTCAGATAACAAGTACTAATACAGAAGATCTGATTTCTTCAGCAGAAAAGACCAAAGAATATATAGAGGAATTTAATCAGAAGTATAATAATGTCCAGCTTAATGTAATTAGTGATCGTTCTATTACGTTAGTACAGCGTACCAAATTGCTTACGGAAAATGCAATTATCGGGATGATACTTGTACTGGTATTCTTATCGTTGTTTTTAAATACCCGTTTGGCATTTTGGGTAGCGTTCGGATTACCGATTGCCTTTTTAGGTATGTTTGTATTAGCCGGATATTTTAATGTAACCATTAATGTATTATCACTCTTTGGGATGATTATTGTAATCGGTATTCTTGTAGATGATGGTATTGTAATTGCCGAAAATATTTATCAGCATTACGAAAAAGGGAAAAGTCCTATCCAAGCTGCGATTGATGGAACTATGGAGGTAATTCCTCCAATAGTCTCTGCAATTTTGACTACGATAATAGCTTTTGGGATCTTCTTATTTTTAGATGGCCGTATTGGTGATTTTTTTGGAGAAGTATCCGTAATAGTAATTCTTACTCTTGGAGTGTCATTGATAGAAGCACTAATTATTCTTCCTGCTCATTTAGCGCATTCTAAAGCTTTGAAGTCTGAGGATAAAAGACCTAAAACAGGGATAGGGAAGTTGTTTTCTAAGCTTCGTTATGTCAATACTTTTGGAGATAAAATCATGAGATGGCTTCGTGATAATGTGTATAGTCCTACACTTAGTTTTTCACTAAAGAATAAACTTTTTACTTTTTCCATATTTATAGTGATACTGATCCTTACAATAGGAAGTGTTGGTGGAGGAATTGTAAGAACTGCGTTTTTTCCTCGTATTGCCAGTGATGTCATTTCTATCGACCTTGGTATGCCTAACGGTACAAATGAAAAAATAACAGATTCTATTATTTCTATGATAGAAGAAAAAGCTTGGCTTGTTAATAAAGAGCTAAGCGAAGAATTTTTAGTTGGTGAAGATTATGAAGGAAAGCAGTTATTCGAAAATGTAATCAGAAGTGTAAACTCATCTTCTAATGCTTCTCTACGTATTAATATGTTACCAGGACAAGAAAGACCAAATGAGGTAAACTCTGGTTTGGTTGCGAACCGAATACGAGAAAAAGTGGGTCCTGTTTTTGGGACTGAACGATTAATTTTTGGATCTGGTGGTAATTTTGGAGGAAGTCCGGTTTCTGTTTCGTTATTAGGAAGTAATATTCAAGAATTAAAAGCGGCAAAAGCAGAGTTTAAAACAGTTCTGGAAAATGATTCTAGGCTGAAGGATGTTGCAGATAATGATCCTGCGGGTATAAAGGAGATTCGACTAGAACTAAAAGAAAATGCATATGCCCTAGGTCTTAATTTGCAAGACGTAATGTCGCAGGTAAGAGGAGGGTTTTTTGGAGTTCAGGCGCAACGGTTCCAAAGAGGTCAGGATGAGATACGTGTTTGGGTGCGTTATGATAGAGAAAACAGATCTTCCATTCTGGATCTCGATAATATGAGAATTTCTACCTCAAACGGCGAAAGGATACCGATCAGTGAGATTGTTGATTATTCAATTGAACGCGGGGATGTATCAGTTAATCACCTTGATGGAAGAAGAGAGGTTCAGATTTCTGCGGATTTAAAAAACCCTGAGACTACCAGCTCTACGGATGTGTTAGAAGAAATCCGCACGATAATTATGCCTGAGATTATTGCTAAATACCCTACAGTAACACCCTCATATGAAGGTCAGAATCGTGAAGCTGGAAAATTTCTTGGGTCTTTAGGTCCTGTTGGTCTCACTGCATTAGCTTTAATTTATATTACGATTGCATTTACTTTTAGAAGTTATAGCCAACCATTGTTGCTTTTACTTCTTATTCCATTGAGTCTTCCTGCTGTTGCATTTGGACATTGGATTCACGGATTTCCTATCAATATATTATCACTATTAGGGATTATTGCACTGATTGGTATTATGGTAAACGATGGATTGGTGCTCATAGGTAAGTTTAATAGTAACCTACGATCTGGAATGACATTTGACAGCGCTATTTACGAAGCAGGAAAATCTCGTTTTAGAGCAATTTTTCTAACTTCTTTAACTACTATCGCAGGATTGGCACCATTAATTTTTGAAGAAAGTCGTCAGGCAAAATTCTTGATCCCCATGGCAATTTCTATAGCATACGGAATTGGATTTGCTACAGTACTTACCTTGTTAGTATTGCCACTGTTTTTATCGTTTAGTAATAAACTAAAAGTAGGAACTAAGTGGTTGGCCACAGGAAATAAAATTACCAAAGAAGAAGTAGAACGTGCTATAAAAGAACAAAAAGAGGAACATGAATTACAAGCATAG